A single window of Vibrio gazogenes DNA harbors:
- a CDS encoding RNA recognition motif domain-containing protein, whose product MNLTKYFLWLATFAVLGVIALSQLAIPSVVAFLVGLAGATLVFILTSQNSSSQQQSQMATTTLYVGNLPYKANESNVKSLFADYGEVFAVRLMKDKRTGKRRGFGFVVMPESEAQKAITKLNESSYMDRTLKVRVANDPKNPESDSSQFD is encoded by the coding sequence ATGAATTTAACTAAATATTTTTTGTGGCTTGCCACGTTTGCTGTATTAGGTGTCATTGCACTTTCTCAGCTCGCAATTCCCTCGGTGGTTGCTTTCCTGGTCGGATTGGCAGGAGCAACACTTGTTTTTATTCTCACTTCACAAAATTCGTCTTCTCAACAGCAATCACAGATGGCGACAACAACATTATATGTCGGCAACCTCCCTTACAAAGCCAATGAATCGAATGTAAAAAGCCTATTTGCAGATTATGGTGAAGTCTTCGCTGTACGTTTAATGAAAGACAAACGGACTGGCAAGCGACGTGGATTTGGCTTTGTGGTGATGCCAGAGTCCGAAGCACAAAAAGCAATTACGAAGCTCAATGAGTCTAGTTATATGGATCGGACTCTTAAAGTTCGGGTTGCGAATGATCCGAAAAACCCTGAATCGGATAGTTCTCAATTTGATTAA
- the murI gene encoding glutamate racemase, translating to MSSQVSNILIFDSGVGGLSVYREIHQRLPDHNYFYLFDNEGYPYGELPQQELLHRVEAFVTSIVKKMAIDIVVIACNTASTIVLPSLRKRLDIPVVGVVPAIKPACNLAQQCVGLIATPATIKRPYTHELIRDFSSDKDICLLGSTALVDMAERKLRGVTVNMFELASILQPIQGKIDVAVLGCTHFPLLRDEIQQVLGSKVILVDSGNAIARRVESLISETMCRHTPKTPRVFASTSPYDSEALTQVLSDWGFNQIENYPIQGFSDHSQPEL from the coding sequence GTGTCCTCACAAGTTTCTAATATCCTAATCTTTGACTCCGGTGTCGGTGGCCTCTCGGTTTATCGGGAAATTCATCAGCGACTACCCGATCATAACTACTTCTATCTGTTCGATAATGAAGGCTATCCATATGGAGAGCTACCACAACAGGAATTACTCCACCGGGTTGAAGCCTTCGTTACATCTATCGTTAAGAAAATGGCGATTGATATTGTTGTGATTGCTTGTAATACCGCGAGCACGATTGTTTTGCCTTCCTTACGAAAGCGCTTGGATATCCCTGTCGTCGGAGTGGTGCCTGCGATTAAGCCTGCGTGTAATTTGGCTCAGCAATGTGTCGGCCTTATTGCGACTCCAGCGACCATCAAGCGGCCTTATACGCATGAGCTGATTCGGGACTTCTCATCTGATAAAGATATCTGTCTGCTTGGGTCAACAGCGTTGGTCGATATGGCTGAGCGTAAATTACGTGGCGTTACAGTGAACATGTTTGAACTGGCAAGCATTCTTCAACCGATTCAGGGGAAAATCGATGTTGCGGTACTCGGCTGCACACATTTCCCGCTATTGAGAGATGAGATTCAGCAGGTATTAGGAAGCAAGGTCATTCTGGTGGATTCTGGCAATGCGATTGCCCGAAGGGTGGAGAGCTTGATTTCTGAAACAATGTGTAGACATACCCCAAAAACACCTCGGGTTTTTGCCAGCACTTCGCCATATGATAGCGAAGCACTGACACAAGTTTTATCCGATTGGGGATTTAATCAAATTGAGAACTATCCGATTCAGGGTTTTTCGGATCATTCGCAACCCGAACTTTAA
- a CDS encoding TonB-dependent receptor domain-containing protein: MKKTVLAIAVVSQLPCAFYSYADSSNADTVVVTANRFEQPAKSVLASTITVTKQDIAALQAHSALEVLRTLSGVEVVSSGGKAQATSIFLRGTGSKHTLMLLDGVRINSSTTGGSSIGLIPAFAIEKIEIIKGPRAAAYGSDAIGGIISITTSKDFTSEHQGRVGYGSHDHSLLGWKSVGQLNDTTHGEVIVSQEKSDGYKVLAASPDSEEDGYKAQTFVGHLQHQFNAEWQGKLTLHKVDSYAKYATSNMIELKQKKTDTESELLAGLLRYAQGDFFSELQISTRYNEATDGLADDSDAKQIIRTRQNVLSWLNNSVLADAVHLQVGLEYSQDKADLLGSYSSSYDETEKHMQSVFFTSSTDINDVTFEVSGRYDDSSTFGNHTTWNGGVGYWITDELQILGNFGTAYKEPSFNDLYWPNSGNPNLKPEDSKSRELVVKGFHELLSWELSVYRTDLQDMIDWKNVGGSVWKPSNVARARIEGIELSATIETGPIEHKLSATWKKAEDASDGSLLDKRAQNNYSWAMLYSQDQWRGTITTNYVGNRADSSKWLGSYITVDTGVSYLWNHQTSIGIKVENLFDEDYETGYYGSANTYYKGNERTLFAEVGYQF, encoded by the coding sequence ATGAAAAAAACAGTTTTAGCGATAGCAGTGGTATCGCAGCTCCCTTGTGCTTTCTATTCTTATGCAGACAGTTCAAATGCTGACACGGTGGTGGTGACAGCGAATCGGTTTGAGCAACCGGCTAAATCGGTTCTTGCTTCCACGATTACAGTCACAAAACAAGATATCGCAGCACTTCAGGCTCATAGTGCATTAGAAGTGTTGAGAACTTTATCTGGTGTTGAAGTAGTTTCTTCTGGAGGGAAGGCACAAGCAACGTCTATTTTTCTCCGAGGGACAGGATCTAAGCATACATTGATGCTTCTGGATGGTGTACGAATCAATTCATCAACAACTGGTGGGTCTTCAATTGGTCTGATCCCTGCTTTTGCGATTGAGAAGATTGAAATTATCAAGGGACCTCGAGCAGCTGCTTATGGTTCTGATGCTATTGGCGGAATCATTAGCATTACGACAAGTAAGGATTTTACTTCCGAGCACCAGGGGCGTGTAGGATATGGTTCACATGACCATAGTTTATTGGGATGGAAGAGTGTTGGTCAGTTGAACGACACCACTCATGGTGAAGTCATCGTATCGCAAGAGAAGAGTGATGGTTACAAAGTGTTGGCTGCATCTCCTGATAGTGAAGAAGATGGATATAAAGCACAGACTTTTGTTGGTCATCTTCAGCATCAATTTAATGCCGAGTGGCAGGGCAAATTGACGCTTCATAAAGTAGATTCTTATGCTAAATATGCGACTAGCAATATGATCGAGCTGAAGCAGAAAAAAACTGATACTGAATCTGAACTTTTGGCTGGTTTACTTCGTTATGCTCAGGGTGACTTTTTCTCAGAGTTGCAAATTTCAACTCGATACAACGAAGCGACTGATGGATTAGCTGATGATTCTGATGCAAAGCAAATCATTCGAACGCGTCAAAACGTATTGAGTTGGCTCAATAATAGTGTTCTTGCAGATGCAGTACATTTGCAGGTAGGACTGGAATACTCACAAGATAAGGCCGATTTACTCGGTAGCTATTCGAGTAGTTACGACGAAACGGAAAAGCACATGCAATCGGTGTTTTTTACGTCGTCTACTGATATCAATGATGTAACGTTTGAAGTTAGTGGTCGTTATGATGATTCCAGTACTTTTGGTAATCACACCACATGGAACGGTGGTGTTGGTTATTGGATTACTGATGAACTCCAAATATTGGGGAACTTTGGCACCGCATATAAAGAGCCAAGTTTTAATGATCTATATTGGCCGAATAGTGGTAATCCAAATTTAAAACCAGAAGATTCGAAGTCAAGAGAGTTGGTAGTCAAAGGTTTTCACGAGCTTCTTTCTTGGGAGCTGTCGGTATACCGAACAGATCTTCAAGATATGATCGATTGGAAAAATGTGGGAGGTAGTGTATGGAAACCGTCAAATGTTGCGCGAGCACGAATTGAGGGAATAGAGCTAAGCGCTACTATAGAGACTGGCCCAATTGAACATAAATTAAGTGCTACATGGAAAAAAGCAGAAGATGCGTCAGATGGTTCATTGCTTGATAAAAGAGCTCAGAACAACTATAGCTGGGCGATGCTGTACTCACAGGATCAGTGGCGCGGGACAATTACAACAAACTACGTTGGTAACCGTGCAGACTCAAGTAAATGGTTAGGATCTTATATTACAGTGGATACTGGCGTTTCTTATTTGTGGAATCATCAGACGTCCATAGGTATAAAAGTCGAAAATCTGTTCGATGAAGATTATGAGACCGGTTATTACGGTTCTGCCAACACCTATTACAAAGGAAATGAAAGAACGCTTTTTGCTGAAGTCGGTTATCAGTTCTAA
- the trmA gene encoding tRNA (uridine(54)-C5)-methyltransferase TrmA, translated as MATLDVNPERYQNQLKEKVTRLTEMFSEFQMPELAVFESPEQHYRMRAEFRVWHEGDDLYYIMFDQETRQKYRVDQFPAASQLINQLMPALLEQIRDNDILRHKLFQVDFLSSLSGEILVSLLYHRQIDEQWQQAAQTLKETLRQQGFNLNLIGRARKIKMVLDRDYVVEKLCVHGQTYTYQQVENSFTQPNGRIAEKMLAWAVDCTRDSQGDLLELYCGNGNFSLALAQNFNRVLATELAKPSVDSAQYNIAANHIDNVQIIRMSAEEFTQAMEGKREFRRLKDAGVDLSSYQCNTIFVDPPRSGMDIDTCKMVQKYPRILYISCNPETLKENLAVLSETHRVTRFALFDQFPYTHHMEAGVMLERIQ; from the coding sequence ATGGCTACTCTTGATGTAAATCCCGAACGCTACCAGAATCAACTAAAAGAGAAAGTCACTCGGCTTACTGAGATGTTCTCTGAATTTCAAATGCCAGAACTAGCCGTGTTTGAATCACCAGAACAACACTATCGGATGCGTGCGGAGTTTCGTGTCTGGCATGAAGGGGATGACCTCTACTACATCATGTTCGATCAGGAAACTCGCCAGAAATATCGGGTCGATCAGTTTCCGGCAGCAAGCCAACTGATCAATCAACTGATGCCAGCCTTGCTCGAACAGATTCGTGATAACGATATCCTGCGCCATAAGCTATTTCAGGTTGATTTTTTATCATCACTCAGCGGCGAAATTCTTGTCTCACTACTCTACCATCGTCAGATTGACGAACAGTGGCAGCAAGCCGCACAAACCTTGAAAGAGACATTACGTCAACAAGGGTTCAACCTGAATTTAATTGGCCGGGCGCGAAAAATAAAGATGGTCTTAGATCGCGATTACGTGGTTGAGAAACTGTGCGTCCATGGTCAAACCTACACTTACCAGCAAGTTGAAAACAGTTTCACTCAGCCCAACGGACGTATTGCGGAAAAAATGCTGGCGTGGGCAGTTGACTGCACCCGTGACAGTCAGGGCGATCTGTTAGAACTCTACTGCGGGAATGGCAATTTCTCTCTCGCTCTGGCGCAAAATTTCAACCGTGTGCTGGCAACAGAACTGGCGAAACCTTCGGTTGACTCTGCGCAATACAATATTGCTGCCAACCATATCGATAATGTACAAATTATCCGGATGTCCGCGGAAGAATTTACTCAAGCCATGGAAGGAAAACGTGAGTTCCGCCGCCTGAAAGATGCTGGCGTTGATCTCAGTAGCTACCAATGCAACACGATTTTTGTCGATCCACCGCGCTCAGGTATGGATATCGATACTTGTAAGATGGTGCAGAAATATCCTCGGATTCTTTATATTTCTTGTAACCCGGAAACCCTCAAGGAAAATCTGGCCGTTCTGAGTGAAACACACCGCGTTACTCGCTTCGCGCTGTTCGACCAATTCCCCTACACCCACCACATGGAAGCGGGTGTGATGCTGGAGCGTATTCAATAA
- a CDS encoding CobW family GTP-binding protein: MRSEQPMLGVPTHMITGFLGVGKTSAILNLIAAKPSDERWAILVNEFGEIGIDGSLLQGQQQKGNIFIREVPGGCMCCAAGLPMQIALNQLLSEAKPDRLLIEPTGLGHPKEVLQVLSTAYYRQLLSLQKNITLVDARKLSDSRYTDHETFNQQIEIADTVVGNKRDLYQDGDVQALQDYVAKVGRPDTKLIFAEYGVIPFSEFEGNTSVHAYLAPPHHHHRHNKPLVSELPIPESGMLKAVNAGEGFHSAGWRFSPEKIFEHSKLRQLLVELQLERMKAVFITDSGIFGYNLTEDGLTEVELDECVESRIELIAETIDEAFEAHLLRCIHD, from the coding sequence ATGAGATCTGAACAACCAATGTTAGGGGTTCCGACCCATATGATTACCGGGTTTTTAGGCGTAGGAAAAACCTCGGCGATTTTGAATTTAATCGCTGCCAAACCGAGTGATGAACGCTGGGCGATTTTGGTTAATGAGTTCGGTGAAATAGGCATTGATGGGAGCTTATTGCAGGGACAACAGCAAAAAGGCAACATTTTCATTCGAGAAGTGCCTGGTGGTTGTATGTGTTGTGCGGCAGGTCTGCCTATGCAAATCGCACTCAACCAACTGTTGTCGGAAGCAAAACCAGATCGTTTACTGATAGAACCCACCGGACTTGGGCACCCCAAGGAAGTCTTGCAGGTGTTATCGACAGCGTATTACCGTCAGCTCTTGTCGTTGCAAAAGAACATCACTTTAGTTGATGCACGCAAGCTATCGGATTCTCGTTACACCGACCATGAAACGTTTAATCAGCAGATTGAAATTGCAGATACCGTGGTGGGGAACAAACGCGATCTCTATCAAGATGGTGATGTACAAGCGTTACAAGACTATGTTGCCAAAGTGGGCAGACCGGATACGAAGTTAATTTTTGCCGAGTATGGTGTTATCCCTTTCTCCGAGTTCGAGGGAAATACGTCGGTACATGCGTATTTGGCGCCCCCCCACCATCATCATCGTCACAATAAGCCTTTGGTTTCTGAGTTACCTATACCGGAAAGCGGTATGCTGAAAGCAGTCAATGCAGGGGAAGGTTTTCACAGTGCGGGCTGGCGCTTTTCTCCAGAGAAGATTTTTGAACACTCGAAGCTACGGCAATTATTGGTTGAGTTGCAACTAGAGCGGATGAAAGCGGTGTTCATTACGGACAGCGGGATCTTCGGTTATAACCTGACAGAAGACGGATTGACCGAAGTTGAACTGGACGAATGTGTCGAAAGCCGCATCGAACTGATTGCGGAGACAATCGATGAGGCGTTTGAAGCGCATCTGCTCCGTTGTATTCATGATTAA
- a CDS encoding Fur family transcriptional regulator: protein MRNTDAIMAQAEKICLTRGKHLTAKRKLVLHALLHANKPLSAYEIVDYCHQYFAQNIQAMSVYRILDFLEGEHFAHKLNMSNKYIVCSHIRCNQDHGCPQFLICSECGKVSELTIEPKVISSIRTDARQAGFTVMSPQFEISCVCDECAEKLLLNTKH from the coding sequence ATGCGAAATACCGATGCCATCATGGCACAGGCAGAAAAAATTTGCCTGACCCGGGGTAAACACCTTACCGCAAAGAGAAAGTTGGTATTGCATGCTTTGCTGCATGCCAATAAGCCTCTTTCTGCCTATGAAATTGTCGATTACTGCCATCAATATTTTGCGCAGAACATTCAGGCGATGTCGGTTTATCGTATTTTAGATTTTCTTGAGGGAGAGCATTTCGCCCATAAGCTGAATATGTCGAATAAGTACATCGTCTGTTCCCATATTCGTTGTAATCAAGACCACGGGTGTCCTCAATTTTTGATTTGTTCTGAGTGCGGAAAGGTCAGTGAGCTGACGATTGAACCGAAGGTGATTTCCAGCATCCGTACAGATGCTAGGCAAGCCGGTTTTACCGTGATGAGTCCTCAGTTCGAAATCAGTTGTGTGTGCGATGAATGTGCTGAGAAATTATTGTTAAACACTAAACACTAA
- a CDS encoding DUF1826 domain-containing protein: MSVDMAMPAEMVRATSVAPRSTMPSILSDIYQPENNIAIWQRTLSSEMTAHIKNMLQEGQPLALVQSVTPANAAEWIRNRLSDYECAEALGEDIGLIVDMFCCLFDLQQVGLRLTALDKPMCPKFHVDQIPCRLVTTYVGSATEWLRNDDVDRRKLGAGAQGMADHLSGLFDNEQRINQMQSGDVALLKGGGWEGNEQMGLVHRSPELISNERRLLLTLDFI, translated from the coding sequence ATGAGCGTTGACATGGCGATGCCAGCAGAGATGGTGCGAGCGACATCGGTCGCTCCGAGATCGACGATGCCGAGTATCCTGAGCGATATTTATCAACCGGAAAACAACATTGCGATATGGCAGCGAACATTATCTTCCGAGATGACCGCACATATTAAAAATATGCTGCAAGAGGGGCAGCCTTTAGCGTTGGTACAAAGCGTGACGCCCGCAAACGCAGCTGAGTGGATTCGCAATCGGTTATCGGATTACGAATGTGCAGAGGCGCTGGGTGAAGATATTGGTTTGATTGTTGATATGTTCTGCTGTCTTTTCGATTTACAGCAAGTGGGTCTGCGCTTGACTGCTTTGGATAAACCAATGTGTCCTAAATTTCATGTGGATCAAATACCTTGTCGCCTTGTGACGACTTATGTTGGTTCTGCGACGGAGTGGTTAAGGAACGACGATGTTGATCGCCGGAAACTGGGAGCGGGTGCTCAGGGCATGGCCGATCATTTGTCTGGTTTATTTGATAATGAGCAGCGTATCAATCAGATGCAATCCGGTGATGTCGCCTTATTGAAGGGCGGTGGCTGGGAAGGGAACGAACAGATGGGCTTGGTACATCGTTCTCCTGAATTGATATCGAATGAAAGGCGCTTATTACTCACACTTGATTTCATATAA